In Calonectris borealis chromosome 22, bCalBor7.hap1.2, whole genome shotgun sequence, one genomic interval encodes:
- the LOC142091673 gene encoding feather keratin Cos1-1/Cos1-3/Cos2-1-like, whose translation MIKASPTPHSLIHFSCLLLRGNQVHLRPRDMSCYNQCQPCLPCQPCGPTPLANSCNEPCVRQCQNSTVVIEPSPVVVTLPGPILSSYPQNTIVGSSTSAAVGSILSCDGVPINSGCCDLSCITSRYCGSRCPPC comes from the exons ATGataaaagccagcccaactcCTCACTCGCTCATccacttctcttgcctccttctccgtgggaaccag GTGCACCTCAGGCCCCgcgacatgtcctgctacaaccagtgccagccgtgcctgccctgccagccctgcggcccaaccccgctggccaacagctgcaatgagccctgtgtcaggcagtgccagaactccaccgtcgtcatcgagccctcccccgtggtggtgaccctgcccggccccatcctcagctcctacccacagaacaccattgtgggatcctccacctctgctgctgttggcagcatcctcagctgtgatggagtgcccatcaactctgggtgctgtgacctctcctgcattaccagccgctactgtggcagCAGATGCCCCCCCTGCTAA
- the LOC142091674 gene encoding feather keratin Cos2-3-like: MSCYDQCLPCRPCGPTPLANSCNEPCVRQCQNSTVVIEPSPVVVTLPGPILSSYPQNTIVGSSTSAAVGSILSCDGVPINSGCCDLSGISSRYYGRRCPPC, translated from the coding sequence ATGTCCTGCTACGACCAATGCCTGCCGTGCCGGCCCTGCGGCccaaccccgctggccaacagctgcaatgagccctgtgtcaggcagtgccagaactccaccgttgtcatcgagccctcccccgtggtggtgaccctgcccggccccatcctcagctcctacccacagaacaccattgtgggatcctccacctctgctgctgttggcagcatcctcagctgtgatggagtgcccatcaactctgggtgctgtgacctctctggcatttccagccgctactatGGCAGAAGATGTCCCCCTTGCTAA
- the LOC142092083 gene encoding feather keratin Cos1-1/Cos1-3/Cos2-1-like, with translation MIKASPTPHSLIPFSCLLLRGNQVHLRPRNMSCYNQCQPCLPCQPCGPTPLANSCNEPCVRQCQNSTVVIEPSPVVVTLPGPILSSYPQNTIVGSSTSAAVGSILSCDGVPINSGCCDLSCITSRYCGSRCPPC, from the exons ATGataaaagccagcccaactcCTCACTCgctcatccccttctcttgcctccttctccgagggaaccag gtgcacctcaggCCCCGcaacatgtcctgctacaaccagTGCCAGCCATGcttgccctgccagccctgcggcccgaccccgctggccaacagctgcaatgagccctgtgtcaggcagtgccagaactccaccgtcGTCATCGAGCCCTCCcctgtggtggtgaccctgcctggccccatcctcagctcctacccacagaacaccattgtgggatcctccacctctgctgctgttggcagcatcctcagctgtgatggagtgcccatcaactctgggtgctgtgacctctcctgcattaccagccgctactgtggcagCAGATGCCCCCCCTGCTAA